The following are from one region of the Sorghum bicolor cultivar BTx623 chromosome 2, Sorghum_bicolor_NCBIv3, whole genome shotgun sequence genome:
- the LOC8060698 gene encoding fatty acid desaturase DES2-like has product MQQQQQQQPAVRGGAKTRAAAAGGEKTATTDDAAANVKRSLADKPPFTMADIKRAIPPHCFRRSVARSTSYLLRDLSAVAALFYVALVAIPSLPAAGALRLAAWPLYWAAQGCALNSVWVIAHECGHHAFSEHAALDDAVGFALHTALLVPYFSWKHSHRRHHANSASLDRDEVYVPWKASELPAFLRVLHGNAAVRLVLFVLVLVFGFPLYLTCNITGRPYPRLANHYDPYSPIFSGSRERAQVVVSDAGIAAFSLALYRLTSAAPGGFTTLALVYGVPLLVVNVWLVLITFLHHTDPVVPRYDSGEWDWLRGALATVDRDYGGFLNAAFHNIADTHVVHHLFPSMPHYHAVEATRAIRPVLGEYYRFDDTPIVQAAWRAAKECLYVEPDGRREGVFWFGTNKNKQS; this is encoded by the coding sequence atgcagcagcagcagcagcagcagccagcagtgCGTGGTGGCGCCAAGACCagagcggcggcggccggcggcgagaaGACGGCCACCACCGATGACGCCGCCGCCAACGTGAAGCGTTCCCTCGCGGACAAGCCGCCGTTCACGATGGCCGACATCAAGCGAGCCATCCCGCCGCACTGCTTCCGCCGCTCCGTGGCCAGGTCCACCTCCTACCTCCTGCGCGACCTCTCCGCGGTCGCCGCGCTCTTCTACGTGGCGCTGGTGGCGATCCCGTCGCtccccgccgccggcgcgcTCCGCCTCGCCGCGTGGCCGCTCTACTGGGCGGCGCAGGGCTGCGCGCTCAACAGCGTGTGGGTGATCGCGCACGAGTGCGGCCACCACGCCTTCTCCGAGCACGCGGCGCTGGACGACGCCGTCGGCTTCGCGCTCCACACGGCGCTCCTCGTCCCCTACTTCTCCTGGAAGCACAGCCACCGCCGGCACCACGCCAACTCGGCGTCGCTGGACCGCGACGAGGTCTACGTGCCGTGGAAAGCGTCGGAGCTCCCGGCGTTCCTGCGGGTCCTCCACGGCAACGCCGCCGTCCGGCTGGTCCTCTTCGTGCTCGTGCTCGTCTTCGGCTTCCCGCTCTACCTGACCTGCAACATCACCGGCAGGCCGTACCCGCGCCTCGCCAACCACTACGACCCGTACTCGCCCATCTTCTCCGGGAGCCGGGAGCGCGCGCAGGTCGTCGTCTCCGACGCCGGCATCGCCGCCTTCTCGCTCGCCCTGTACCGCCTCACCTCCGCCGCGCCCGGCGGGTTCACGACGCTGGCGCTCGTGTACGGCGTGCCGCTGCTCGTGGTGAACGTGTGGCTGGTGCTCATCACGTTCCTGCACCACACCGACCCGGTCGTGCCCCGCTACGACTCCGGCGAGTGGGACTGGCTCCGCGGCGCGCTCGCCACCGTGGACCGCGACTACGGCGGTTTCCTCAACGCCGCCTTCCACAACATCGCCGACACGCACGTCGTGCACCACCTCTTCCCGTCCATGCCGCACTACCACGCCGTCGAGGCCACCAGGGCCATCCGCCCCGTCCTCGGCGAGTACTACCGCTTCGACGACACGCCCATCGTGCAAGCGGCATGGCGCGCCGCCAAGGAGTGCTTGTACGTCGAGCCCGACGGCCGCCGCGAGGGCGTCTTCTGGTTCGGCACCAACAAGAACAAGCAGTCCTAG
- the LOC110432574 gene encoding LOW QUALITY PROTEIN: uncharacterized protein LOC110432574 (The sequence of the model RefSeq protein was modified relative to this genomic sequence to represent the inferred CDS: substituted 3 bases at 3 genomic stop codons): MIMMTKFSFNDMKGRNRILANMIPIYRLTNLNLHPPSSIGLASKGSASSPIMDQFFIHPILYLYMGNYYFSFTNLYLSTLLTLSSVLLVFVVTKKWRGRVVSVPNVWXWWSXLIYDLVPNLVINEXIGGLSENVKQKL; encoded by the exons ATGATTATGATGACTAAATTTAGTTTCAATGATATGAAGGGAAGAAATAGAATATTGGCTAATATGATACCAATTTACAGATTGACAAATTTAAATCTCCATCCTCCA AGCTCGATTGGGCTAGCCTCTAAGGGATCAGCCTCGAGCCCAATAATGGATCAATTTTTCATTCATCCAATTCTATATCTGTATATGGGAAACTATTATTTCTCATTCACAAATCTATATTTGTCTACCCTGCTTACTCTTAGTTCGGTCCTACTTGTTTTTGTTGTTACTAAAAAATGGAGGGGGAGGGTTGTGTCAGTGCCAAACGTATGGTAATGGTGGAGCTAGCTTATTTATGATTTGGTGCCGAACCTGGTAATAAACGAATAAATAGGTGGTCTTTCAGAAAATGTGAAACAAAAGCTTTAA
- the LOC8081170 gene encoding small nuclear ribonucleoprotein-associated protein N, with product MSNPKGSKMLQFINYRMRVTIQDGRQLVGKFMAFDRHMNLVLGDCEEFRRLPPSKSSKTTGDREERRTLGLLLLRGEEVVSMTVEGPPPPDESRAKAAAAGGALAGPGVGRAAGRGVPTGPLLQAAPGLAGPVRGVGGPAPGMMQPQISRPPMPNLSAQPVSYPQVVRPPQGMPPPMRPGMQPQMPMPFRPPGVPPAPFPGAPQQFMRGPPPMGPPQVRPGMPGPPPPGMRPGMAPPPFGQPRPGMQPPPPGPQQPGQNPPQ from the coding sequence ATGTCGAACCCGAAGGGCTCCAAGATGCTCCAGTTCATCAACTACCGCATGCGGGTGACGATCCAGGACGGGCGCCAGCTCGTGGGCAAGTTCATGGCGTTCGACCGCCACATGAACCTCGTCCTCGGCGACTGCGAGGAGTTCCGCCGCCTCCCGCCCTCCAAGTCCTCCAAGACCACGGGCGACCGCGAGGAGCGCCGCACgctcggcctcctcctcctccgcggcgAGGAGGTCGTCTCCATGACCGTCGAGGGCCCGCCGCCGCCCGACGAGTCGCGCGCCAAGGCCGCCGCGGCGGGCGGGGCCCTCGCCGGCCCTGGCGTCGGCCGCGCCGCGGGACGCGGTGTGCCCACCGGCCCGCTGCTCCAGGCAGCTCCTGGGCTCGCTGGCCCTGTGCGCGGCGTGGGCGGACCCGCCCCCGGCATGATGCAGCCCCAGATCTCGCGGCCGCCGATGCCCAACCTGTCGGCCCAGCCGGTGTCGTACCCGCAGGTCGTGCGCCCGCCGCAGGGAATGCCTCCGCCAATGCGTCCTGGAATGCAGCCGCAGATGCCGATGCCGTTCCGCCCGCCTGGTGTGCCGCCTGCTCCGTTCCCTGGTGCACCACAACAGTTTATGAGGGGTCCGCCCCCGATGGGGCCGCCACAGGTGAGGCCCGGGATGCCGGGGCCACCACCTCCTGGAATGAGGCCTGGGATGGCTCCGCCGCCCTTTGGACAGCCGAGGCCAGGGATGCAGCCCCCGCCACCTGGTCCACAGCAGCCTGGACAGAACCCGCCGCAGTAG
- the LOC8060699 gene encoding probable inactive leucine-rich repeat receptor-like protein kinase At3g03770, protein MARGSCRRHPLVVLLLPLLLAMVPESTQLQSSQTWSLLKIQQLLNYPPVLRTWGNTTDFCYGGDYKTASAFVECYGDSVTQLHIMGPGAGPLPKTFSVDAFFTTLTRLPDLRVLTLTGLGLWGPLPGKVSRLASLEIVNVSGNYLYGQLPEGLSRLSSLQTFIADDNLLSGELPAWLGKLPSLAVLSLRNNSLQGTLPESVRDMGSLRSLTLACNNLSGAVPDMSALTNLQVVDLANNSLGPAFPRLGRKVASVVLSGNRFGNGLPAEEVASFYLLERLDVSRNRFVGPFPPALLSLPSIEYLSVAGNRLTGLLAANMSCGENLRFVDVSSNLLTGTLPSCLAARAAAAASKVTLLAASNCLSGTPAAGTQHPALFCQNQALAVGIVPVQSRGGGGKGKSKAVVVGGSIAAAFAAAALVGVAAFVAARKAAVRRAKARPPRRLVEHAAASSMSMSVSGAYPSQLLADARYISQTVKLQGALGIPAYRSFSLVELEAATNNFEVSRLMGQDAHGQMYRGTLSNGTDVTIRSLRVAARRGGGQGQAAFNRHVEMISRLRHRHLVSALGHCFEYNLDDATVTQLFLVFEYVHNGNLRSRISQGTEGRKLPWVQRISAAIGVAKGIQFLHGGIMPGLFANNLKITNILLDQNLVAKIGSYNIPILAETAKSEGGGGGSKYPSSDRVPNGDKIDIYDFGVILLEVITGRPITSIHEVEIMKEQLQSAVTSESPGRRRVLVDQAASRACSDESARTVMEICLRCLAKEPAQRPSVEDVLWNLQFAAQVQDDWRGDSRSTTSEESPLSPSQIPMDPIISRTDA, encoded by the exons ATGGCTCGAGGAAGTTGCCGGCGGCATCCTCTGGTCGTCTTGCTGCTGCCATTGCTGCTAGCAATGGTGCCGGAGTCGACGCAGCTGCAGTCGTCGCAGACATGGTCGCTGCTGAAGATCCAGCAGCTGCTCAACTACCCGCCGGTGCTCCGCACCTGGGGCAACACCACCGACTTCTGCTACGGCGGGGACTACAAGACCGCCTCCGCCTTCGTCGAGTGCTACGGCGACAGCGTGACGCAGCTCCACATCATGGGTCCCGGCGCCGGCCCGCTGCCCAAGACGTTCAGCGTCGACGCCTTCTTCACGACGCTGACGAGGCTGCCGGACCTCCGGGTGCTGACGCTCACCGGGCTCGGCCTCTGGGGCCCGCTGCCGGGGAAGGTGTCGCGGCTGGCGTCGCTGGAGATCGTCAACGTCAGCGGCAACTACCTCTACGGGCAGCTCCCGGAGGGCCTGTCCCGTCTCAGCAGCCTACAGACCTTCATCGCCGACGACAACTTGCTCTCCGGCGAGCTCCCGGCGTGGCTCGGGAAGCTGCCGTCGCTGGCCGTGCTCAGCCTCCGGAACAACTCGCTGCAGGGGACACTGCCGGAGTCCGTCAGGGACATGGGGTCGCTGCGGTCGCTGACGCTCGCGTGCAACAACCTCTCCGGCGCGGTGCCGGACATGAGCGCGCTGACGAACCTCCAGGTGGTGGACCTCGCCAACAACTCGCTGGGGCCAGCGTTCCCGCGGCTCGGGAGGAAGGTGGCCAGCGTCGTGCTCAGCGGCAACCGCTTCGGCAACGGGCTCCCCGCCGAGGAGGTCGCCTCGTTCtacctcctcgagcgcctcgaCGTGTCCAGGAACCGCTTCGTCGGCCCGTTCCCGCCCGCGCTGCTGTCGCTGCCGTCCATCGAGTACCTCAGCGTCGCCGGGAACCGCCTCACCGGCCTGCTCGCCGCCAACATGTCCTGCGGCGAGAACCTCCGGTTCGTGGACGTGTCGTCCAACCTCCTCACGGGGACGCTCCCGTCGTGCCTGGCGGCgcgagccgccgccgctgcctccaAGGTGACGCTCCTGGCGGCGTCCAACTGCCTGTCCGGGACGCCCGCCGCGGGCACGCAGCACCCGGCCCTGTTCTGCCAGAACCAGGCGCTGGCGGTGGGCATCGTGCCCGTCCagtcgcgcggcggcggcggcaagggcAAGTCCAAGGCCGTGGTGGTGGGCGGCTCCATCGCGGCCGCCttcgccgcggcggcgctggtcggCGTGGCCGCGTTCGTCGCCGCGCGGAAGGCGGCCGTGCGGCGCGCCAAGGCCCGCCCGCCACGGCGTCTGGTGGAGCACGCCGCGGCGTCGTCCATGTCCATGTCCGTCAGCGGCGCGTACCCGTCGCAGCTGTTGGCCGACGCGCGGTACATCTCGCAGACGGTGAAGCTGCAGGGCGCGCTGGGCATCCCGGCGTACCGTTCCTTCTCGCTGGTGGAGCTGGAGGCGGCCACCAACAACTTCGAGGTGTCGCGGCTGATGGGGCAGGACGCGCACGGGCAGATGTACCGCGGCACGCTCAGCAACGGCACGGACGTGACGATCCGGTCGCTGCGGGTGGCGGCGCGGCGAGGTGGTGGACAGGGACAGGCGGCGTTCAACCGGCACGTGGAGATGATCTCCAGGCTGCGGCACCGCCACCTGGTGAGCGCGCTGGGCCACTGCTTCGAGTACAACCTCGACGACGCCACCGTCACGCAGCTCTTCCTCGTGTTCGAGTACGTCCACAACGGCAACCTCCGGAGCAGGATCTCGC AGGGGACCGAAGGGAGGAAGCTGCCGTGGGTGCAGAGGATCTCGGCGGCGATCGGCGTGGCGAAGGGCATCCAGTTCCTGCACGGGGGAATCATGCCGGGGCTCTTCGCCAACAACCTCAAGATCACAAACATCCTGCTGGACCAGAACCTCGTCGCCAAGATCGGCAGCTACAACATCCCAATCCTCGCCGAGACCGCCAAATCAGAg ggaggtggtggtggaagTAAGTATCCATCATCTGACAGGGTACCCAACGGCGACAAGATCGACATCTACGACTTCGGCGTGATCCTGCTGGAGGTCATAACCGGGAGGCCCATCACGTCGATCCACGAGGTGGAGATCATGAAGGAGCAG CTGCAGTCGGCGGTGACGTCGGAGAGCCCGGGGCGGCGGAGGGTGCTGGTGGACCAGGCGGCGAGCCGGGCGTGCTCCGACGAGTCGGCGCGGACGGTGATGGAGATCTGCCTGCGGTGCCTGGCCAAGGAGCCCGCGCAGCGGCCGTCGGTGGAGGACGTGCTGTGGAACCTGCAGTTCGCGGCGCAGGTGCAGGACGACTGGCGAGGCGACTCACGGAGCACCACCAGCGAGGAGTCGCCGCTGTCGCCGTCGCAGATCCCCATGGACCCCATCATCTCCAGGACGGACGCCTAG
- the LOC8060700 gene encoding ubiquitin-conjugating enzyme E2 2, giving the protein MSTPARKRLMRDFKRLQQDPPAGISGAPHDNNIMLWNAVIFGPDDTPWDGGTFKLTLQFTEDYPNKPPTVRFVSRMFHPNIYADGSICLDILQNQWSPIYDVAAILTSIQSLLCDPNPNSPANSEAARLFSENKREYNRKVREIVEQSWTAD; this is encoded by the exons ATGTCGACGCCGGCGAGGAAGCGGCTGATGCGGGACTTCAAGCGGCTGCAGCAGGACCCGCCCGCCGGGATCAGCGGCGCGCCCCATGACAACAACATCATGCTCTGGAACGCCGTCATATTCGG GCCAGATGATACGCCGTGGGACGGAG GCACGTTCAAGCTTACTTTGCAGTTTACAGAAGATTACCCGAACAAACCACCAACTGTTCGGTTTGTCTCTAGGATGTTTCACCCAAATA TATATGCTGATGGAAGCATATGCTTGGATATCCTACAGAACCAGTGGAGTCCTATATATGATGTTGCTGCAATTTTGACTTCTATTCAG TCTCTGCTGTGTGATCCAAACCCAAACTCCCCTGCAAACTCAGAAGCCGCAAGACTGTTCAGTGAGAACAAGCGGGAGTACAACCGCAAAGTCCGTGAGATTGTGGAGCAGAGCTGGACAGCCGACTAG